The nucleotide sequence CAGACATCATTGACGGTGACGATGATCCAATGGAGACAAAAGCGACTGACGGCACAGAAACTCTCCATGGCACACATGTGGCAGGGATTATTGCGGCAAACGGCAGGCTGAAAGGGGTAGCGCCTGAAGCGGAAATCATTGCATACCGCGCACTTGGCCCGGGAGGATTCGGGACAAGCGAACAGGTCATTGCGGCGATCGAAAAAGCGATTGAAGACAAAGTAGATGTGCTGAATCTGTCGCTCGGCAATATGGTCAATGGACCGGACTGGCCGACTAGTCTTGCGCTTGACCGTGCGGTAGAACACGGCATTACTGCTGTTGTATCCACCGGAAATTCCGGTCCCGGTGTCTGGACAGTCGGTTCACCGGGTACGTCCGGCAAGGCCATTTCTGTTGGCGCCTCAACTCCTCCGCAGCGGATTCCCTACCTCACAGCAAGCGGTTCAAGGAAAGAAATACCGGTCACTCAGATGGCGGGTGCAAAAGAGTGGACGCTGCATCAGGGAGAAGAGATGGTATTTGCCGGAATTGGCGAGGAACATCAGTATTCCCCAGACATGAAAGGGAAAGTAGTGCTTGTTGAGCGCGGGAAAATCACCTTTACCGAAAAAGCTCTTTTTGCTGAAAAGATCGGCGCAAAAGCGGTTGTGATTTATAACAATATGAAAGGAAGCTTTGCGGGCAACCTTGAACTTCCGGCAAACATTCCGGTTGTCTCCATTTCAAAGGAAGACGGCTTGTGGCTGAAAAAACAACTGGACAAAAAACCGGTGATTCGAACAGTTTACCGGAACGAATCAGATCAGATGGCTGATTTCAGTTCAAGGGGCCCTGTTACCCGCACATGGGAAATCAAGCCTGACGTTGTTGCCCCCGGAGTAGCAATTGACAGTACAGTGCCTGAAGGGTACTTAAGCCTTCAAGGTACAAGTATGTCAGCCCCTCATGTGGCAGGTGCTGCTGCACTGATTAAGCAGGCCCATCCGGAATGGAAACCGGAGCAAATCAAGGCTGCCCTCATGAATTCGTCCAGGCCTCTGAGCGGGAAAAAGGCGGATTATTACCAGCCGATCGAACAGGGTGCCGGACGAATAGACGTCATGAAAGCACTTGAAACAGAAGCGCTGATGTATCCGGGTACACTGTCATTCGGCCAAGTCATTTCAAAAGGCGGGGGAAGCATTCAGAAAAAGGTAAAGCTGACACTTGATAATCAATCAGACAAAGAAGTCGTCTATTCGTTCTCGTATCCTTTCTATAAAAAAGGTGTGCAGTGGGATATGCCTGGAAAAGTGACAGTTCCCGCCGGCGGAAAAAGAGAGATATACGTAAAGTTGAATATCTATGCAAGCAAACTGGAAAAAGGCCTGCATCAGGGCTGGATAAAAGCAGAAGCGGACGAAACGGTCAGGGAACTCCCGTACTTGTTTGTTGTGGATGAACCGGATTACCCGCGGGTGATGGGCTTTGAGTTCGGATTCGGAGATTCTGCAGGAGTCTATCAGTATGAACTGTACCTGCCGGGAGGCGCGGATGAAATGGGCATTGCGCTCTATGATCCAGACACTCTTAGGTTTGTTGCGTTTCTGGACTGGGGCAGGGATCTTCAGAAGGGTGCGGTTAAAAAGACGTTCAGACAAAAGGATCTAGGTCTTGAGGACGGGCTTTACAAAGCAGTCGTTTTTGCCAGAAAAGGGGACAGGGAGGACACGTTTGAAACGGACCTGATCTTAGAAAATCCCAAGACAAAACTGGGAAACTGAGTAAATGTGAACTTTTTGTGATAGGCTTTTTTGATTGTCAAGTTTTTGGTTTTAAAGCAATTGACATTAAATAGAGCCTATTGTATGCTAGACGAGGGTAAATGATAAGGTTTTCATACCGCTTTCAATTACCCGTTTCTATCCCCAGATAAACCCTTTATTAATCTATTAGCGAGGCGGTCGAATGCGCAAAAAAGAGCGTCATCCCATGCAGGCAATGGCCCTTATGACAGGCATTCTGTCTCAGCTAGTCGGTTCAACACTAATTGGCATCTTTTCAGGAAGATGGCTCGACCGTTATTTCCATACAGAACCGCTTTTTATGATCATAGGCCTTTTACTGGGCCTTGCAGCCGGAATTGCCGGCATGATCAAGCTTGTCCACCACTTTTTTTCAGGAGACTGAATCATTCATGTTTGATTTGCACCAGATATTTAAAAGGCAGCGCAAATACATATTCTTTCTGCTTGCCATCTATGTGTTAGGCTGGGGCTTTACGAGATATCAGTCTGTATTTCTTGGTCTTATAGTAGGAACAGCTATCAGTTTTTACAGTTTATGGCTTCTCGTGCGCAAATACCATCAGTTCTCGCAGGCGATGGAGCACGGTCGGAAAATCAGATCTCTGGGGACAGCTGCCCGGATGGCTGCTGCGGGTTTTGGTGTGCTCATTTCAGCACAATATCCCGAGTACGTACATCTAATAGGCTTGGTTATTGGATTAATGACAATCTATATTGTTATTATGATAGATTATTTTTTTTATGCAGCATTTAACCGGGAAGAGAGGTGAATATAGTTGGATCACGGTGCTCCTATAGTTGAATTTCTAGGACTTAACTTCAATTTATCCAATGTTTTAATGATAACGATCGCCAGTTTGATTGTTTTCCTGATTGCGGTTTTGTGTACACGCACTCTTGCTATGAAGCCGACAGGTGCACAGAACTTTGTAGAATGGATAGTGGACTTTGTCCGCAACATTATCAAAAGCACGATGGACTGGCAGACAGGCGGCCGTTTCCTGACTCTTGGAATCGCATTATTTATGTATATTTTCGTAGCGAATATGCTGGGACTGCCTTTTGCGATTGTAGTGGGGCATGAGCTATGGTGGAAATCACCTACTGCCGATCCGATCATTACATTAACACTCGCAGTTATGGTCGTTGCACTGACGCATTATTACGGCATCAAAATGAAGGGTGCTGCGGAATACGGCAAGGATTTTCTTAAACCGCTCCCGTTTCTTTTCCCTCTTAAAATCATAGAGGAATTTGCAAACACCCTTACACTCGGACTTCGTTTATACGGTAATATTTATGCCGGTGAAATTCTGCTTACGCTTCTTGCAGGTCTTGCAACAGCAGGATATGCAGAAGGATTTGGCAGCGGAATTCTTGGCACAGCCATTGCTGCCGTGCCAATGATGATATGGCAGGCATTCAGTATCTTTGTAGGTTCAATTCAGGCGTTTATATTTGTTATGTTAACGATGGTGTATATGGCACACAAAGTGAGTCATGACCATTAATATAAAAGTTCATTCATTTGGACAAAGCATTTAATACCATTTTTCATACATTAAAAGGAGGACATTTACAATGGGTTTATTAGCAGCTGCAATTGCAATTGGACTAGCCGCACTTGGTGCAGGTATTGGTAACGGACTTATCGTTTCACGTACAGTTGAGGGGATGGCCCGCCAGCCGGAAGCGAAGAGCATGCTTCAAACAACAATGTTTATCGGGGTTGCACTAGTAGAGGCGATTCCAATCATCGCAGTAGTAATTGCATTCATCGTAATGGGAAGATAATTATCCCGCGCTTACAATACGTTCCAAAATGGCGAAGATCATTCATAGCGAACCTTCGCCTTTCCTTTATGTAAACAATTTTTAATGATTTCAGGCTGAAAGAAGCCTTTGATTTTTGCCATACCCATCATGCTACTCTTGAAGGGAGTGAAACCGAGCTATGTTATCAATGGATTTTGTATTAGGAGCAAGTGCAGGAACTTTTAATGGAGGAGATGCCATTTTCCAGCTTGTCATGTTCCTGATTCTACTGGCTTTGCTTAGAAAATACGCGTTTGGCCCTGTTATGAATATTATGAAGCAGCGTGAAACATACATTGCTGATGAAATTAGCTCTGCTGAATCAACACATCAGGAAGCGAAAAGACTTGTTGAAGAGCAAAAGGATCTGCTAAAGCAGGCTCGAACTGAAGCTCAGAGCTTGGTAGAGAACGCGAAGAAAATCGGCGAACAGCAAAAAGAAGAAATTCTTCTTGCCGCCCGCGCTGAGTCAGATCGTATGAAAAAAGCCGCTATTCAGGAAATTGCTACGGAAAAAGAGCAGGCTATTACCGCTCTTCGTGAGCAAGTTGCATCACTCTCTGTATTAATTGCAACAAAAGTTATCGAAAAAGAATTGAATGAGAAAGAACAAGAAAAGCTTATCCACGATTATATCAAAGAGGTAGGCGAAGGTCGATGAGTAAAGAAATAGTTGCAGCTCGCTATGCATTGGCTCTTTTTCAAATCGCTAAGGAAAACGGCACGATTGACCAGATTGAAGAGGAACTGCTTGTCATCCAGAAGGTGACGTCAGAGAATCCTGAATTACTGAACGTGCTTACACATCCAAAAGTGCTGCTAGAAAAGAAAAAATCCATGATGAGTGAAGCGTTCGCTTCTTTATCTCAACCTGTTTTAAGTACGATTCTTCTATTGATTGAGCGTCAGCGGATCAGTGTGATTCCTGATCTTGCCGAGCATTTTGTGAAACTTGCAAACGACGAGCGGGGCACAGAGGATGCTATCGTCTATTCTGTAAGACTGCTTGATCAGGATGAATTAACAGCGCTGTCTGATACATTTGCCAAAAAAATCGGCAAATCTTCTCTTCGTTTAAGAAACGTAATTGATCAGAATCTGATCGGCGGAGTGAAGCTTCGTATCGGCAATCGCATTTATGATGGAAGCATAAGCGGTAAGCTTGAACGTATAGAGCGACAATTAGTTGCAAAAAGATCGTAGATAGGGGTGAAACTCATGAGCATCAAAGCAGAAGAAATTAGTGCACTGATTAAAAAGCAAATTGAAAGCTATCAGTCTGATATCAAAGTTAGTGATGTAGGTACAGTTATCCAGATTGGTGACGGTATCGCCCGTGCTCATGGCCTCGACAATGTCATGGCTGGAGAGCTTGTTGAATTTTCAAACGGCGTAATGGGTATGGCTCAAAACCTTGAGTCAAACAACGTGGGTATCATCATCCTCGGACCATACGCAGACATCCGTGAAGGCGACGAAGTGCGCCGCACTGGACGCATCATGGAGGTTCCTGTAGGTGAGGAACTGATCGGACGCGTTGTAAACTCTCTGGGACAGCCTGTTGACGGCCTTGGTCCAATCGAAACAAAACATACACGCCCAATTGAGAGCCCTGCTCCAGGCGTTATGGATCGTAAATCTGTTCATGAACCGCTTCAAACAGGAATTAAAGCGATTGACGCTCTTATTCCGATTGGCCGCGGACAGCGTGAGCTTATCATCGGTGACCGTCAGACTGGTAAAACATCTGTAGCCATCGATACCATTCTTAACCAAAAAGACGAAAACATGATCTGTATCTATGTTGCTATTGGACAAAAAGAATCGACTGTCCGCGGCGTAGTAGAAACACTGCGTAAAAATGGCGCATTAGATTACACAATCGTTGTTACTGCATCTGCTTCACAGCCTGCACCGCTATTGTTCTTAGCTCCTTATGCCGGTGTAACAATGGGTGAGCATTTCATGTACAATGGCAAGCACGTTCTTGTTGTGTATGATGACTTAACAAAACAGGCATCTGCATACCGTGAACTTTCCTTGCTTCTTCGCCGTCCTCCAGGCCGTGAAGCATATCCTGGTGACGTTTTCTACTTGCATTCACGCCTTCTTGAGCGTGCTGCAAAACTCAGTGATGCAAAAGGTGCCGGTTCACTTACAGCCCTTCCGTTCATTGAAACGCAGGCGGGCGATGTATCTGCATACATCCCGACAAATGTTATCTCCATCACTGATGGACAGATTTTCCTTCAGTCTGACCTTTTCTTCTCAGGTGTGCGTCCAGCGGTTAACGCCGGTCTTTCCGTATCACGTGTTGGAGGATCTGCTCAGATCAAAGCAATGAAAAAAGTATCAGGTACACTGCGTCTTGACCTTGCTTCATACCGTGAGCTTGAAGCATTCGCTCAGTTCGGCTCTGACCTTGATAAAGCGACTCAGGCTAAACTTAACCGCGGTGCGCGTACAGTTGAAGTTCTAAAACAGGGCTTGAACAAACCGCTTGCAGTTGAGAAGCAGGTTGCCATTCTTTATGCATTGACTAAAGGATTCCTGGATGACATTCCAGTTGAAGATATTAAACGCTTTGAAGAAGAGTACTTCTCATTCCTCGAGCAAAACAACAAAGCAATGCTTGATCACATCCGCACAACTGGCAATCTTCCTGAAGACAGTGAGTTCCAGTCTGCGATCACAGCATTCAAAAAGACATTCGCGATTTCTGAATAAACTTGGTAAAGTATGAAGGTTTGCCTTCATACTTTATCTTCACGTAAATGGATCAGGTTGATTTTTATAAAAAGGTGGTGAGAACCTTTGGCATCATTACGCGACATTAAATCAAGAATCACCTCAACAAAGAAGACGAGCCAGATTACAAAGGCGATGGAGATGGTTTCAGCAGCGAAGCTGAACCGTGCCGAAAACAATGCAAAGTCGTTTGGACCTTACATGGATAAGATTCAAGAAGTCGTTGCAAGCATTGCACTTGGCAGCACGGATGTATCCCACCCGATGCTCGTCAGCCGACCTGTGAAGAAAACAGCTTATCTCGTCATCACGTCTGACCGCGGACTTGCAGGTGCCTTAAACAGTAACGTACTGCGTACTGTGCATCAGGCAATCCAAAAGCGTCATTCGTCTAAAGATGAATATGCTGTTATCGCAATCGGTAAGATCGGACGCGAATTCTTCAAAAAACGCGGTGTGCAGATCGCACTTGAGGTAACAGGAATTGCAGATGACACGTCATTTTCTGAGATAAAAGATCTTACAGCAAATACAGTGAATATGTTCAATGATGGCACATTCGACGAAATCTATGTGTACTACAACCATTTTGTAAGTGTCATCCAGCAGGACGTAACAGAGAAAAAGCTTCTTCCTCTTACTGATCTTGGTGCGTCATCAGCAAAGAAAACATCTTATGAATTCGAACCATCCAAAGAAGAGATCTTAGAAGTACTGTTACCACAATATGCTGAAAGTCTCATCTACGGCGCGTTACTTGACAGCAAGGCTTCTGAGCATGCTGCCCGTATGACGGCAATGAAAAATGCGACAGACAATGCAAAAGAACTTATTAACAGTCTTACTCTTTCTTACAACCGTGCACGTCAGGCTGCGATCACTCAGGAAATTACGGAGATCGTCGGCGGGGCTGCGGCACTCGAATAGAATAACGCCCATAAAGGGCTTTCAGACAGCAAGTTAGGAGGGAAAACGATGAATAAAGGACGCGTTACTCAAGTTATGGGTCCGGTTGTTGACGTAAAGTTCCAAAGCGGTCAGCTTCCTGAAATCTATAACGCCCTTAAAGTTACTTTCCAGGGACGCACTGAAGGCGAAGCAGCTTCAGAATTAACATTGGAAGTTGCCCTTCACCTTGGTGACGACACAGTTCGTACTGTTGCAATGGCTTCAACAGACGGTCTTGTGCGCGGAAGTGAAGTACTGGATACAGGTGCGGCAATCTCTGTACCGGTTGGAGACGTTACACTTGGACGTGTATTCAACGTACTTGGAGACAATATCGATTTGGATGCAGCAATTCCTGCTGAAGCTCGTCGTGATCCAATCCACAGACAAGCGCCAAAATTCGATCAGCTTTCTACTGAGGTAGAAATTCTTGAAACTGGAATTAAAGTAGTAGACCTACTTGCTCCATACATCAAAGGCGGAAAAATCGGTCTTTTCGGTGGTGCGGGTGTAGGTAAAACAGTACTTATCCAGGAGCTTATCAACAACATCGCTCAGGAGCATGGCGGTATCTCTGTATTCGCCGGCGTAGGTGAGCGTACTCGTGAAGGAAACGACCTTTACCATGAAATGACAGACTCTGGTGTTATCAAGAAGACTGCCATGGTATTCGGACAGATGAATGAGCCGCCTGGCGCACGTATGCGTGTTGCACTGACAGGTCTTACAATGGCTGAATTCTTCCGTGATGACCAAGGACAGGACGTTCTTTTCTTCATGGATAACATCTTCCGTTTCACACAGGCAGGTTCAGAGGTATCAGCCCTTCTTGGCCGTATGCCATCTGCGGTAGGTTACCAGCCGACACTTGCAACTGAAATGGGTCAGCTTCAGGAGCGTATCACGTCTACTAACGTTGGTTCTGTTACATCGATCCAGGCGATCTATGTACCGGCCGATGACTATACGGATCCGGCTCCTGCAACAACATTCGCTCACTTGGATGCAACAACGAACCTTGAGCGTAAACTATCTGAAATGGGTATTTACCCGGCAGTGGATCCGCTTGCTTCGACATCACGCGCATTGTCTCCTGAAATCGTTGGAGAAGAGCACTACGCGGTTGCACGTCAAGTACAGCAGACACTGCAGCGTTATAAAGAGCTTCAGGATATCATCGCGATCCTTGGTATGGATGAGCTTTCTGATGAAGATAAATTAGTCGTGCACCGTGCACGCCGAGTTCAATTCTTCCTGTCCCAAAACTTCCACGTTGCTGAGCAGTTTACTGGCCAGGCAGGTTCATATGTACCTGTTAAAGAGACAGTTAAAGGCTTCAAGGAAATCCTTGAGGGCAAGTACGATCATCTTCCTGAAGATGCTTTCCGTCTTGTGGGACGCATTGAAGATGTCATCGAAAGTGCGAAAAGCATGGGTGTAGAAGTCTAATTTTGGGACGCAGGAGGGTATAGAGTATGAAGACAGTACAAGTCAATGTCGTTACTCCCGATGGCCCAGTTTACGATGCAGACGTCGAAATGGTAAGTGTAAAAGCTCAAAGCGGTGAGCTTGGAATCTTGCCAGGTCATATTCCAATGGTAGCTCCACTTCAAATCGGCGCTGTCCGTTTGAAAACAAGCAAATCCACGGAACTCGTGGCTGTTAGCGGCGGCTTTTTAGAAGTACGGCCTGACAAAGTCACAATCTTGGCACAGGCTGCCGAGACTGTAGAAGATATTGATTTAACTCGTGCACAAGCAGCAAAGGAACGCGCTGAAGAACGTCTGAACACAAACAAAGACGACATCGACTTCAAGCGCGCCGAGCTTGCACTGCGCCGGGCAATGAATCGTATTAACGTATCACAGAATAAGATCTGAGCATTAAACCCCCGGATTTCCCGGGGGTTTTTGTTTTGGGCTGAAATCGAAGGTACACCCCGCCAGTTTTCCCGCCGGCTTGTTAGGTTGCATGGTTTGGCTTGTAAGAGCGTGAGTTTGGCTTGTTACATTGCCGTTTTGGCTTGTTAAACGACTGGTTTGGATTGTTAGCAGCCTGTTTTGGACTGTAACCGTTCAAAACATGACTGTTATCAAAGCAGCAGCCCCATATTAGAGCATAACGCTAAAAATAAAAGCGTTTACAATACTGCCCAATCCCTTATAATGAATGAAAAGTCCTATAAAAATGGTGATTTCATGACACGTCGTATAAAACTGGTTCTGTTTGCTTTTATTCTTCTTTCTCTTTTTCCTCTCTATCAGCTTTTTCAAATCTATCAATCCAGTCAATCGTTTTCTGCGCAGGCTGAAGCGGAGGAGTACCGGTACCGGCTTGTGCTGATTTCCCCTTATCTTGGCGATGCCTACTGGAATCAGGTGATCACAGGGGTAGAATCGGCCGCCGTTCAGGCTAAGGTCAGCCTCGACATTAAAGGGACCAATCTGCCTGATAATGAAGAGCTGCAAAAAGCGATGAATATGGCAATTTCCTCGCAGGTTGACGGCATATTGCTGCTCGGCATTGACGATGCTTCTTTTAAAGAGACGATCCAAAAGGCCACGGTACAGGGGATTCCGGTGGTGACAATCATGGCGGACCTGCCTGACAGTCTCCGGAAATCCTACATCGGATCCAATCACTATGAGACCGGCCTCGAGCTTGGAAACTATTTAAAAAAGACTCTCACCGGCAGTGAAACGATCGGCATGATTAAAGGAAACATGGTGACATCTATAGAAAACGAGAGAATGAAAGGACTGACGGACAGCCTTAAGGGCTCCTCTATTAAACTGGCTGAAACAAATAAACAGCATCCTGAGGACCAGACCAATGAGCTCCTTAATCAATATCCGTCCATGAAGGCGTTGATAGGGACGGGAGTGGATGACGGGGACATCATCGTACGGACAATTGAAGCGAGATCGGCCCTTTCAGGGTTTAAGGTCTATACATTTGATAATACCCAGGAAACGATGAATCTTCTGCGGAGCGGAAAGATTGAAGGCACAATCAGCCACAGTCATGCCTTAATGGGTGAAAAAGGCGTCGAAACCATCGTGAAATGGCTTGAAAAGAAGGACTTGCCTCTGCCCGTCACGACTTACACGAAAACAGGCGTCATGACGGAGGGAACCAGGCCGTGACGAGAATTCAGAGAAAAATCCTCACGATGTCGCTCATCATTATCATGATCATGGGCGCCTTCTGGACAGCCATCAGCTATATTAATCAAAAATCCATTTATGAGTACAACAATATCCTTGAACGGTATCTGCTGCTGAATCATGTCTCAACGACGAGCCAGGCTGCGCTTGCAAAGCTCAGCCAGTATGTCAGCACCCCTTCTCCTGCCAATCAGGCAAGCTATGAAATGCACCGCAAAAGACTGAATGACTCCAAAAAGAAGCTGGATCTGCTTAAGAATCAGGCGAATGCGATTGCTTTGACAGATTATATATTCATGCTCGACAGCCAAATTGAAGCCATGGATTTAACAATGATGATGCATAAGCTCGATAAGCGGCAGAACTCACAGGCTGCCTACGACGAAGCGCTGCAGATCTCTAAATTCATTGATGAAACGACGCTGCTGCTGTTTAAAAAAGAACTGACGAATCAGAAGCAGTTTTATGAATCGATGATTGAGGTCACAAACAGACTCAGGTCTCTCGGCCTCTGGATTCTCGGGATCGTTCTGATCATCTCCA is from Bacillus sp. FSL H8-0547 and encodes:
- a CDS encoding S8 family serine peptidase, with the protein product MTRKFILSFFLIASIFPIHTSAVNYPDVPAIPDVSPNRTETVMIIVEEAHAQAFSEKIKENYPGVKIRRTFKKVFSGYSLEGSHNDLIALQKDPHIIHASPVASYRVDLEESVPFIGGDDVRGLFDSEQHRLTGEGVKVGIIDTGIDYTHPDLSRSYAGGTDIIDGDDDPMETKATDGTETLHGTHVAGIIAANGRLKGVAPEAEIIAYRALGPGGFGTSEQVIAAIEKAIEDKVDVLNLSLGNMVNGPDWPTSLALDRAVEHGITAVVSTGNSGPGVWTVGSPGTSGKAISVGASTPPQRIPYLTASGSRKEIPVTQMAGAKEWTLHQGEEMVFAGIGEEHQYSPDMKGKVVLVERGKITFTEKALFAEKIGAKAVVIYNNMKGSFAGNLELPANIPVVSISKEDGLWLKKQLDKKPVIRTVYRNESDQMADFSSRGPVTRTWEIKPDVVAPGVAIDSTVPEGYLSLQGTSMSAPHVAGAAALIKQAHPEWKPEQIKAALMNSSRPLSGKKADYYQPIEQGAGRIDVMKALETEALMYPGTLSFGQVISKGGGSIQKKVKLTLDNQSDKEVVYSFSYPFYKKGVQWDMPGKVTVPAGGKREIYVKLNIYASKLEKGLHQGWIKAEADETVRELPYLFVVDEPDYPRVMGFEFGFGDSAGVYQYELYLPGGADEMGIALYDPDTLRFVAFLDWGRDLQKGAVKKTFRQKDLGLEDGLYKAVVFARKGDREDTFETDLILENPKTKLGN
- a CDS encoding AtpZ/AtpI family protein, coding for MRKKERHPMQAMALMTGILSQLVGSTLIGIFSGRWLDRYFHTEPLFMIIGLLLGLAAGIAGMIKLVHHFFSGD
- a CDS encoding ATP synthase subunit I, which encodes MFDLHQIFKRQRKYIFFLLAIYVLGWGFTRYQSVFLGLIVGTAISFYSLWLLVRKYHQFSQAMEHGRKIRSLGTAARMAAAGFGVLISAQYPEYVHLIGLVIGLMTIYIVIMIDYFFYAAFNREER
- the atpB gene encoding F0F1 ATP synthase subunit A; its protein translation is MDHGAPIVEFLGLNFNLSNVLMITIASLIVFLIAVLCTRTLAMKPTGAQNFVEWIVDFVRNIIKSTMDWQTGGRFLTLGIALFMYIFVANMLGLPFAIVVGHELWWKSPTADPIITLTLAVMVVALTHYYGIKMKGAAEYGKDFLKPLPFLFPLKIIEEFANTLTLGLRLYGNIYAGEILLTLLAGLATAGYAEGFGSGILGTAIAAVPMMIWQAFSIFVGSIQAFIFVMLTMVYMAHKVSHDH
- the atpE gene encoding F0F1 ATP synthase subunit C, whose protein sequence is MGLLAAAIAIGLAALGAGIGNGLIVSRTVEGMARQPEAKSMLQTTMFIGVALVEAIPIIAVVIAFIVMGR
- the atpF gene encoding F0F1 ATP synthase subunit B, whose translation is MLSMDFVLGASAGTFNGGDAIFQLVMFLILLALLRKYAFGPVMNIMKQRETYIADEISSAESTHQEAKRLVEEQKDLLKQARTEAQSLVENAKKIGEQQKEEILLAARAESDRMKKAAIQEIATEKEQAITALREQVASLSVLIATKVIEKELNEKEQEKLIHDYIKEVGEGR
- a CDS encoding F0F1 ATP synthase subunit delta, producing the protein MSKEIVAARYALALFQIAKENGTIDQIEEELLVIQKVTSENPELLNVLTHPKVLLEKKKSMMSEAFASLSQPVLSTILLLIERQRISVIPDLAEHFVKLANDERGTEDAIVYSVRLLDQDELTALSDTFAKKIGKSSLRLRNVIDQNLIGGVKLRIGNRIYDGSISGKLERIERQLVAKRS
- the atpA gene encoding F0F1 ATP synthase subunit alpha codes for the protein MSIKAEEISALIKKQIESYQSDIKVSDVGTVIQIGDGIARAHGLDNVMAGELVEFSNGVMGMAQNLESNNVGIIILGPYADIREGDEVRRTGRIMEVPVGEELIGRVVNSLGQPVDGLGPIETKHTRPIESPAPGVMDRKSVHEPLQTGIKAIDALIPIGRGQRELIIGDRQTGKTSVAIDTILNQKDENMICIYVAIGQKESTVRGVVETLRKNGALDYTIVVTASASQPAPLLFLAPYAGVTMGEHFMYNGKHVLVVYDDLTKQASAYRELSLLLRRPPGREAYPGDVFYLHSRLLERAAKLSDAKGAGSLTALPFIETQAGDVSAYIPTNVISITDGQIFLQSDLFFSGVRPAVNAGLSVSRVGGSAQIKAMKKVSGTLRLDLASYRELEAFAQFGSDLDKATQAKLNRGARTVEVLKQGLNKPLAVEKQVAILYALTKGFLDDIPVEDIKRFEEEYFSFLEQNNKAMLDHIRTTGNLPEDSEFQSAITAFKKTFAISE
- a CDS encoding F0F1 ATP synthase subunit gamma, translating into MASLRDIKSRITSTKKTSQITKAMEMVSAAKLNRAENNAKSFGPYMDKIQEVVASIALGSTDVSHPMLVSRPVKKTAYLVITSDRGLAGALNSNVLRTVHQAIQKRHSSKDEYAVIAIGKIGREFFKKRGVQIALEVTGIADDTSFSEIKDLTANTVNMFNDGTFDEIYVYYNHFVSVIQQDVTEKKLLPLTDLGASSAKKTSYEFEPSKEEILEVLLPQYAESLIYGALLDSKASEHAARMTAMKNATDNAKELINSLTLSYNRARQAAITQEITEIVGGAAALE
- the atpD gene encoding F0F1 ATP synthase subunit beta, coding for MNKGRVTQVMGPVVDVKFQSGQLPEIYNALKVTFQGRTEGEAASELTLEVALHLGDDTVRTVAMASTDGLVRGSEVLDTGAAISVPVGDVTLGRVFNVLGDNIDLDAAIPAEARRDPIHRQAPKFDQLSTEVEILETGIKVVDLLAPYIKGGKIGLFGGAGVGKTVLIQELINNIAQEHGGISVFAGVGERTREGNDLYHEMTDSGVIKKTAMVFGQMNEPPGARMRVALTGLTMAEFFRDDQGQDVLFFMDNIFRFTQAGSEVSALLGRMPSAVGYQPTLATEMGQLQERITSTNVGSVTSIQAIYVPADDYTDPAPATTFAHLDATTNLERKLSEMGIYPAVDPLASTSRALSPEIVGEEHYAVARQVQQTLQRYKELQDIIAILGMDELSDEDKLVVHRARRVQFFLSQNFHVAEQFTGQAGSYVPVKETVKGFKEILEGKYDHLPEDAFRLVGRIEDVIESAKSMGVEV
- a CDS encoding F0F1 ATP synthase subunit epsilon produces the protein MKTVQVNVVTPDGPVYDADVEMVSVKAQSGELGILPGHIPMVAPLQIGAVRLKTSKSTELVAVSGGFLEVRPDKVTILAQAAETVEDIDLTRAQAAKERAEERLNTNKDDIDFKRAELALRRAMNRINVSQNKI
- a CDS encoding substrate-binding domain-containing protein, with protein sequence MTRRIKLVLFAFILLSLFPLYQLFQIYQSSQSFSAQAEAEEYRYRLVLISPYLGDAYWNQVITGVESAAVQAKVSLDIKGTNLPDNEELQKAMNMAISSQVDGILLLGIDDASFKETIQKATVQGIPVVTIMADLPDSLRKSYIGSNHYETGLELGNYLKKTLTGSETIGMIKGNMVTSIENERMKGLTDSLKGSSIKLAETNKQHPEDQTNELLNQYPSMKALIGTGVDDGDIIVRTIEARSALSGFKVYTFDNTQETMNLLRSGKIEGTISHSHALMGEKGVETIVKWLEKKDLPLPVTTYTKTGVMTEGTRP